The following is a genomic window from Pseudothermotoga thermarum DSM 5069.
TACGTAGCTTAGAAATAAATTTAGCTGAGATCCCTCCTGCTGGTTTGCATTTCATCTTTGGTGGAAAATTAGTGTTTTCAAAACTAAAAGAGGTACTAGAGGTAATCAGAGATTTCCCTTTCGAATACACGATTCATATGCCAGATCCAGTAAATTTCGCAATAAATAGAGAAGAGGATTTCGAAATAGCCTCAGCTGTGGTCGAGTTTGCAAAGATAATCGATGCAAAAGTCATAGTTTACCATTGTGGTTCTCAACCAGGCATTGAAGGATTTGATTTGGAAGTTCAAAGGCTAAGTCTACTTGCAGATATTATAGGTGATAAAAACATTTTCATAGGCATTGAAAATCTCGATCATGATATTGAGTGGACTTTAAACATATGCAAAAATGTGGGTAAGGAGAAAGTCAAACTCACCATCGACGTTGGTCATTTGTTTTTGCATTGTAACGGTGACGTCTCAAAGTTTATTGAGCAATTGGAGCTGGGGTTGCCGTACGCTGTAGAAATTCATTTTCACGACAATTTTGGTAAGCCAGCTAATTTGTGTTGGAAAGACATAGGTGAAAAGATTTGGTTTGCCTATCTTTATGGTGTAGGTGATCTCCATCTTCCTCTGGGAATGGGAGTGCTCCCGCTAGAAATTACTTTCGAGTTGATAAACAAATATTTTGATGGTTACGTGGTTATAGAGATAAACGATTTAAACAGATTTCAAGAAGATATAGCTAACAGTATTCGCTTGATACGCAAAAATTGTTTTTGTGGATGATAGAATACTCTATGGGGTGATGAAATGCATTTTTTAACATGTGGGCTTCCGGAAAATATTCTGCGTGCTGAAGCATCGGGTAATTTTTCCCTTGCTAAATGTTTGATCGATCAATGGCTTGCAGACGAAAGAACAACTGAACTTCAAAAGGCTCGGCTTTCCTATGAAAAGGAAAGGATCGAAAGGATCTTGAAAACCTATCCTTACGACGAGGAAGAAGCTTTCAAAATAGCCAGCGAGCAAATCGAAGGATTTTCCCGCAAAGAATTTGAACAACTCATCGAGCAAGGCAAACTCGATTTCATATTTGTGGACGGCAAGAGAAAATTTGAAAAAAGGTTTGTTCAAAACCTTGGTTTTAGTATGAGCGAATACAAAAGCAGGATGAAGCAAGATGAAGATACGCTCGAGGCTAGGAAAATTTTGGATGAGCGGATAAAGCAGCTTTTGAACGGAGATAATCCAAAGGTTTATCGAATAAGGGCAAAGGTAATGTTAAAGGTAAAAAATGTCGAGAAAAAATCTCTTAGAGTTTGGCTTCCGTTTCCAAAAGTAGGTCTGCAGGTTTTAGATGTGAGATTAATTTCGGCAAGTAAGTCGGATTACTACGTTTCCGCCAACAACAGCCCTCAGAGAACCATTTATTTCGAAGGTGTGGAGGATGAGTACTGGGTTGAGTTTGAGTACAAGATAAAAGAATGGGTCAACAAAGTTGATCTTGAAAAAGTTTCTAGTTCGGTTGATCCTTCTGTTCAAAGATTCTTGGCTGAAGAACCGCCGCATATCGTTTTCACGCCGTATTTGAGATATCTTGCAAATCAAATTGTAAAAAGCGAAAAAAATCCTTATTTAAAGGCAAAGTTAATTTATGACTGGATAACCAAAAACGTTCGTTATTCATACGTTAAGCCTTATGCCACTTACGAAAACATTTCCCAATACGTTGCAGAAAATCTAAAGGGTGATTGTGGTTTCCAGGCGCTTTTGTTCATAACTTTGTGCAGAATTGAGGGAATACCGGCAAGATGGCAATCTGGTTGGTATGCAAATCCAATTTTTGCTTCACCGCATGATTGGGCTTTGTTTTACGTTGAACCATATGGTTGGCTTCCTGCAGATCTTTCTTTTGGAGGAGCAAGAAGAAATGATGAAAACATGAGAAACTTTTACTTTGGTAACCTAGATGCCTTTAGAATGGTTGCAAACGATGATTTTATGAAAGATTTCGATCCTCCCACAAGGTACCACAGAGATGATCCTACCGACAATCAAGTTGGAGAAGCAGAATTTGAAGATGGAAAGGCTGAATTTGAATCTGAGCTTGAAATAATTTCCTTTGAAGA
Proteins encoded in this region:
- a CDS encoding sugar phosphate isomerase/epimerase family protein, which gives rise to MVRNVGLNVDTIRLSGSLKNLRKELELLRSLEINLAEIPPAGLHFIFGGKLVFSKLKEVLEVIRDFPFEYTIHMPDPVNFAINREEDFEIASAVVEFAKIIDAKVIVYHCGSQPGIEGFDLEVQRLSLLADIIGDKNIFIGIENLDHDIEWTLNICKNVGKEKVKLTIDVGHLFLHCNGDVSKFIEQLELGLPYAVEIHFHDNFGKPANLCWKDIGEKIWFAYLYGVGDLHLPLGMGVLPLEITFELINKYFDGYVVIEINDLNRFQEDIANSIRLIRKNCFCG
- a CDS encoding transglutaminase domain-containing protein, coding for MHFLTCGLPENILRAEASGNFSLAKCLIDQWLADERTTELQKARLSYEKERIERILKTYPYDEEEAFKIASEQIEGFSRKEFEQLIEQGKLDFIFVDGKRKFEKRFVQNLGFSMSEYKSRMKQDEDTLEARKILDERIKQLLNGDNPKVYRIRAKVMLKVKNVEKKSLRVWLPFPKVGLQVLDVRLISASKSDYYVSANNSPQRTIYFEGVEDEYWVEFEYKIKEWVNKVDLEKVSSSVDPSVQRFLAEEPPHIVFTPYLRYLANQIVKSEKNPYLKAKLIYDWITKNVRYSYVKPYATYENISQYVAENLKGDCGFQALLFITLCRIEGIPARWQSGWYANPIFASPHDWALFYVEPYGWLPADLSFGGARRNDENMRNFYFGNLDAFRMVANDDFMKDFDPPTRYHRDDPTDNQVGEAEFEDGKAEFESELEIISFEEEVV